The Pseudomonadota bacterium genomic interval ACGAGCTCCAGCGTGAGCTCCCGATCGCCCGCGAAGTCGTCCACCAGGGACGGCTTGCCTGCGGCGAACTTCTCCAGCTCCTCGGTTGGAAACCGGCCGGTGGTCAGCGCCTTGACGAACGCGGTGGAGGCGGCGCCCCGAAGCGCCCCGGCCTGCATCGCCAGCGCGAACATCTCGCTCGGGGTGAGCACATTGACGTGGCCGAGCAGCGACTGCACGAAGCTGCGGATGCTGTCGACCGTCCACGCTCCATAGCAGTGCGGACATCGACCGTGGCTCCGAGTTCTGGAGCGGACGGTGGCTTGAAACTCGTGCCCCTTCGAGCAGACCCACCACGCCGTCATCTTGTGGTCCGGCTCGATTTGCTCGGCCGTCATTTCACCATTCTTGTGCGGATGCCACTCCGCGGCGATTTCGGGAAAGCGAGCAGTCAGGGAGTCCGCCGCGAGCGCGC includes:
- a CDS encoding zinc-ribbon domain-containing protein, with the protein product MTAEQIEPDHKMTAWWVCSKGHEFQATVRSRTRSHGRCPHCYGAWTVDSIRSFVQSLLGHVNVLTPSEMFALAMQAGALRGAASTAFVKALTTGRFPTEELEKFAAGKPSLVDDFAGDRELTLELV